Proteins encoded in a region of the Podarcis muralis chromosome 6, rPodMur119.hap1.1, whole genome shotgun sequence genome:
- the LOC114598075 gene encoding cytochrome P450 2J2-like, with protein MEIRAFLIAVLVVLLILHFLKQLSSRRQYPPGPFPLPLIGGLWKSGAKLREDTFIKMANQYGNVYTMWTGHMPIVVLSGFQAVKEALIDCSEQFDERPVPSFFNTKGKGIIFSNDHVWKQQRRLGVVTMRKLGLGKKGMEHQIAEEARQLVEVIASSKGQPLDPSMPITNSVSNVICAVVFGYRFALEDEKFQKLIEAIDFVLKFQGSIQHSLYEAFPWLVKHLPGPHKKALSCMEMVVSFAKEEIAKHKENLALHDPQDFIDFYLLEMEKNRNDPESNYDEENMAQCIFDLFVAGSDTTTVSLKWALLLLASHPDIQDKAYKEIDDVIGSAHSISYQDKKKLPYINALIHETQRFKYALLFGVVRQCTEDVKICGFLIPKGTTIIPDLRSVLLDPTRWEKPTEFNPNHFLDKNGQYVAREEYLPFGAGSRMCLGMQLAKTEIFILLTSLLRMFCFQLPEGVKEVNMESIPGGTTHPHPYKLCAVPRCKA; from the exons ATGGAGATACGGGCATTTTTGATTGCTGTGCTGGTGGTTCTTCTGattctgcacttcctgaaacaactcTCGTCACGCAGGCAATATCCTCCAGGACCTTTTCCGCTTCCTCTCATTGGAGGTTTGTGGAAATCCGGGGCGAAGCTTCGTGAAGATACTTTCATTAAG ATGGCAAATCAATATGGAAACGTTTACACCATGTGGACGGGACATATGCCCATTGTAGTCCTGTCTGGATTCCAAGCAGTGAAAGAAGCTCTCATTGACTGCTCTGAACAATTTGACGAGCGACCAGTGCCGTCTTTCTttaacacaaaaggaaagg GTATTATATTCTCAAATGATCACGTCTGGAAGCAACAGAGACGGCTTGGAGTGGTTACTATGCGGAAGCTGggactggggaagaaaggcatggAGCACCAAATAGCAGAGGAGGCCCGTCAGCTTGTGGAGGTCATTGCAAGTTCAAAGG GACAACCACTTGACCCCTCCATGCCCATCACTAATTCAGTCTCCAACGTGATATGTGCTGTAGTTTTTGGGTACCGGTTTGCTCTTGAAGATGAAAAGTTCCAGAAGCTGATAGAAGCCATAGATTTTGTCCTAAAATTTCAAGGCAGCATCCAGCATTCT TTGTATGAAGCATTCCCATGGCTCGTGAAACATCTCCCAGGGCCCCACAAGAAGGCCTTGTCCTGCATGGAGATGGTAGTTTCATTTGCAAAGGAGGAGATAGCGAAGCATAAGGAGAATCTGGCTCTGCATGATCCACAGGATTTCATTGATTTCTATCTACTTGAGATGGAGAAA AACAGGAATGACCCAGAGTCTAACTATGATGAAGAAAACATGGCTCAGTGTATCTTTGACCTCTTTGTAGCAGGGTCAGACACAACCACCGTTTCTCTGAAATGGGCGCTTCTCCTCCTGGCAAGTCATCCAGATATCCAAG ATAAAGCCTACAAAGAGATAGACGATGTCATAGGTTCTGCTCACTCAATCAGCTATCAAGATAAGAAGAAATTGCCCTACATCAATGCTCTGATTCATGAAACACAGCGCTTTAAATATGCCTTACTTTTTGGGGTTGTCAGGCAATGTACAGAGGATGTGAAGATTTGTGGTTTCCTCATTCCCAAG GGGACTACTATTATTCCCGATCTGCGTTCTGTTCTTCTTGATCCAACACGATGGGAGAAGCCAACAGAGTTCAACCCAAATCATTTTTTGGACAAGAACGGACAATATGTGGCTAGAGAAGAATACCTGCCATTTGGTGCAG GGTCTCGCATGTGTTTGGGAATGCAGCTGGCAAAGACTGAAATTTTCATCCTACTGACCAGCCTGCTGAGAATGTTCTGCTTCCAGCTGCCAGAAGGAGTTAAAGAAGTCAATATGGAGTCTATACCAGGGGGTACAACACATCCCCATCCTTATAAACTCTGTGCTGTTCCCCGCTGCAAGGCGTAA